A stretch of DNA from Candidatus Binatia bacterium:
GAGGGTCCAGAGTTTGTGGACCAACCAACCGGACCCGTGGAAAGTTACTTTCCGGGCGTTGAGGTGCAAAACCCTCGGGACATTTTCGCCACTCGCCGTCGCATCAACGAGCTGTATTTGAACTTCAGCAAGGGCCCGTTCTTTATCCGGATCGGACGCCAGGCGATTTCCTGGGGGGAAGCGGATACGATCGCACTGTTGGATCAAAACAATCCGTTTGACGTCACCCTGGCTGCACCCGGTCTCTTCCAAGAAATCGACGAGGCCCGCATTCCACTGTGGACGGTGCGCAGCAGCCTGAGCCTGTTCGAAACCTTGGGGCCGCTATCGAGTGGCTTTGTCGAGGCATATTGGGTGCCCGGGGATCTGGACGTCAATACAGGGATTCTGCCCATTCTGGGAGTGAGCCCCTACTCCCCGGGGGGAAAGGACCCGCAGCAACTCCTACGAGATCAGCTCGGGCCCCTTTATGAAGGTGCTCGGGTGCAGTTTGTTTTGCAAGACCTCATTCCCCGAAAACGCTTCGAGAACAGCCGCTACGGCTTCCGGGTACAAACTGTGGTGAATCGGTTCTTCACCGTGAGCGCCTGGATGTACACGACGTTCCCTCAGCAACCCGTCCCCCTCAGCCGTGGTTTACGCCGCACTCCGGAGGGAGTGTCGTTGTTCATCACTCAGACCATCCACAACGAGCGCTACAACGCCTACGGCCTCGCCAACACGTTTTTCCTCGAACCCATCGACAGTATTATCCGCATGCAGGTGGTGTACTTTGAGAACGAACCCGGCTTCATCCCCGAGCTCAACCTCGGAATCACAAAGGATACTCCGGGGAATCCGCTCAGTGTCCTAACGAATTGCTACCAAAGGCAGGGCTCCAACCAAACGCCGACCCAGGTGTGCCGAGTACCCACGGCAGATGTCATCCGATGGGAACTTGGCATTGACCGGTTCTTTTTCTTCCGCCCGCTCAACCCGAGCAACAGCTTCACTTGGGTCACCGCATTCGTGGGTTCGTGGAATCTGGACGAAACCGGTCAAAAGGATTTCCGCTTTGCGGGCCAGCGCAAGCCTGGTGCCCCCGCGACCAGCCCGGACGACTACGTGCAACTCAAAGCCGTGGAAGCGTTTGCCCAAACCCACCTGGAGACGACCTACGCTCACGGCAGAATCACCCCGGGGTTGACCTTGATTGGCAACGTGCGCGGCACCTACGCGGTCAATCCCGTGATTACCTACCGGATGTTCGACTGGTTGTTGTTCGATGTGAACTACATCCACATCGGTGGCGAGTATCAGCAAATCGGCTTTTTCCGCGATCGGGATCAGGTCTCGATGCGGGTCACGTATCAGTTGAATTAGCTCGAACCCGCACTCTCCAATCGGCCAGGAGATCCTTCAAGGTTTGTTCCCAGGGGCGCCGCGGCAACCAACCGGTTGCCGCGGCAATTTTTTCGGGGCTCCCAACCAGGCGAGCGATATCTACCGGCCGGCGTTTGCTCGCTTCGGACACGATGTTTCCGGAACATCCCGCAACGCGGAGCAAGCTTTCCGCCACCTCTCGGACACTGCGACCGATTCCCGAGCACACGTTGTATGCCTCGCCCACCTGGCCATGCTGCAATAAAGCCAGCAAAGCATCCGCAACGTCGCGCACGTCGGTAAAGTCGCGCACGACATCCAGATTGCCCCCGCGTATCGTCACCGCTTCCCCGCGTCGCTCAGCGAGCGCGATTTGCTGGGCAAAGTCTCCACAAACGAAACGCGAAGACTGGCCGGGTCCGGTACAGGGGAACAACCGCGCGCGAACGATGGGTAGCTCTCCGCGACGCGACAAGATCGCGGCCAATCCATCGGCAGCGGCCTTGCTCAGCCCGTAAACTGTGATCGGCTGCAGCGCCATCGTCTCCTCGCATCGATCGGCCGCACCCGCAACGTGCCCGTACGCTTCACCCGAACCGACCCACACGATCTTCTCCAGGCTCTTCACAGAGCGCGCTGCAGAGAACACGTTCCAGGGTCCGAGCACATTGACCGCCAAAGTCTTGCCCACATCGCCGGAGGCAGCCGCCACGCTACTTTGTGCGGCGAGAACGATGAGCCAGATCGGCCGCCAGCGATCCAGGACGACGCGCACGCTCGCCGGGTCACCAATATCCACCCTTTCCCAGGCAATCTCGGCTTTCTCATCGCCAACGGCGTGCTGCGGCGATGTCCGATGAAAGGTGCCCACCGCGGGCAAACCTCCCATTACGCACGCGCGAAGAACGTGCCTTCCCACAA
This window harbors:
- a CDS encoding GDP-mannose 4,6-dehydratase, whose product is MATVARLVLVIGGSGFVGRHVLRACVMGGLPAVGTFHRTSPQHAVGDEKAEIAWERVDIGDPASVRVVLDRWRPIWLIVLAAQSSVAAASGDVGKTLAVNVLGPWNVFSAARSVKSLEKIVWVGSGEAYGHVAGAADRCEETMALQPITVYGLSKAAADGLAAILSRRGELPIVRARLFPCTGPGQSSRFVCGDFAQQIALAERRGEAVTIRGGNLDVVRDFTDVRDVADALLALLQHGQVGEAYNVCSGIGRSVREVAESLLRVAGCSGNIVSEASKRRPVDIARLVGSPEKIAAATGWLPRRPWEQTLKDLLADWRVRVRANSTDT